Sequence from the uncultured Bacteroides sp. genome:
CCTATTTCCTTGTAATCCATGGTTTTAATTTTATAAAGATTATTTTGAATCAAAAATAGATGTTTATCAATGATGTAGATAAGCTTTCTCCTGAAAAACTAACGCAAAGCTTTGCGTAAAGCAAATATTTAGTAATTTTGGACCGGATTTAAGTTATTGATCTTTATTCGCATAGATAGAAATAAATGCAATGAACAAGAAAAAGCATGTGTCACTCAAGCAATTAGCAGCAGAATTAGGAGTCTCTATTTCAACTGTATCAAGAGCTTTAAAGGGAAGTCCTGAAATAAGTAATGCCATGATTGAGCGCGTTAAAGCATTAGCTAAAGAACTGAACTACCGTCCGAATCCTTTTGCCATCAGCTTATTGAAAGATACTCCGAGAATCATTGGCATTATTATTCCTGATATAGTTACTCATTTCTACTCTTCCATAATCAGCGGAATAGAAGATGTTGCCACACAAAACGGATATTTTGCCATTATCACTTCTTCCTATGAGCAATATGAACGTGAGAAACAATGTGTGGATCATCTGGTGAATACAAGAGTGGAAGGCATTATTGCTTGTTTGTCTCAAGAAACAAAGGATTTCAGCCATTTTGAGAATCTGGCCAATGCAAACATTCCAATTGTTTTCTTCGACAGGGTTTGTCTGACTAACCTATTCTCTTCCGTGATTGCTGATAACATTGAATCGGCCAAACAAGTCACCCTTCACTTATTGGAAAACAATTCGAAAAGAATTGGTTTTATAGGGGGAAGCAATCATCTGGATATTGTTAAGCAACGGAAGCATGGTTATCTGGAAGCATTGAGAGAAAAAGGAATTCCCATTGAACGGGAACTGGTGGTCTGTGAAAAAATGACCTATGATGAAGGAAGAGAGGCAGCCCGCAAACTATTATCTCTGCCTAATCCGCCGGATGCAATTGTTGCGATGAACGATGCTCTTGCCTTTGCTGCCATGAAAGAAATAAAGCAGCAACATTTGCGAATTCCGGAAGACGTTGCTTTGGTTGGTTACACAGATGAGTTACATGCCTGTTATGTGGAACCCAATCTGACAGCGGTTACTCACCAGACATACAAGATGGGAGAAGCAGCATGTAATCTGCTACTTAATCAACTTAAAGATGGAGGGGAAATAAAACAAGTAATTATCCCCACCCAACTTCAGATCAGAGATTCTTCCATTAAAATTCAATAAAAGTCACGCAACTCACGCATGTCGGGCCAACTGTTCTTAAATTATTAATAATCAACAAAATAAAGAGCGCTCAACTTCTGTGTTGAAGCCGCGCGCTTGTATAATGGTCACGCACTTGCGGGCGCTTTTTCTGAATTAAATATTAAATCCAGGCATTTACTATCTCAGCCACATACATTTGATGGAAATTACCATGTGTATTGTACCATCTGTCAACGAATTCAGGATCGGCAAAGCCTTCTTTCTTGATAAGGTCAGAATAGAGTTTCTTGCATTCAAGTGTAATGCGGGATTGCTCGAAAGTAACATTGCCAAGCTCAGTAAAATGAGGAACCAATCCGGTTTCTTTTACTTTATCAATATCGCGACCAGACTGTTTGCCACAGATCTT
This genomic interval carries:
- a CDS encoding LacI family DNA-binding transcriptional regulator, which encodes MNKKKHVSLKQLAAELGVSISTVSRALKGSPEISNAMIERVKALAKELNYRPNPFAISLLKDTPRIIGIIIPDIVTHFYSSIISGIEDVATQNGYFAIITSSYEQYEREKQCVDHLVNTRVEGIIACLSQETKDFSHFENLANANIPIVFFDRVCLTNLFSSVIADNIESAKQVTLHLLENNSKRIGFIGGSNHLDIVKQRKHGYLEALREKGIPIERELVVCEKMTYDEGREAARKLLSLPNPPDAIVAMNDALAFAAMKEIKQQHLRIPEDVALVGYTDELHACYVEPNLTAVTHQTYKMGEAACNLLLNQLKDGGEIKQVIIPTQLQIRDSSIKIQ
- a CDS encoding flavin reductase produces the protein MERIEPSKLTENFFETMANEWMLITAGDKEKFNTMTASWGGIGYLWNKPVVYIFVRPERYTFEFLEKKDYFTVSFMGMENKDIHKICGKQSGRDIDKVKETGLVPHFTELGNVTFEQSRITLECKKLYSDLIKKEGFADPEFVDRWYNTHGNFHQMYVAEIVNAWI